A part of Terriglobales bacterium genomic DNA contains:
- the priA gene encoding primosomal protein N' — protein MPEYCDVALPVPLDATFTYRVGATAPVVGGRVLVPFGQQRMAGVVVRLHDEKPSVKTKEVLEALDAASLLDAPMRELAEWIASYYLAPLGEVFRAMLPVMAEVRRIREYRITDAGHEALYQASEVGSSRRTQRTPAEQDVEYAVLNYLSGRELAREGSLRAATGASRALLAGMLRKKWIAWQDVSEAREQKRVAKVAVLKNAEGKLNDSQRAIVEALAASGGRLHVATLHGLDISPSSLKTLEKRGVVEIVEEAQDFHLTGMKAKKRDYQLNAEQQGALERITSAAKAGKFSASLLFGVTGSGKTAVYLAAMQEVLAAGKSALMLVPEIGLTPAAAAHLYEIFGDEVAILHSALTPAERAEQWRRIHAGGARIVVGTRSAVFAPVPELALIVVDEEHDSSYKQEETPRYHGRDVAVMRGKLSGAAVVLGSATPSLESFHNAERQKYALLALRERVEKRPLPEVELVDMKAEFAETGEDHLFARKLTGEITACLARGEQAMILLNRRGYSAIVLCRTCGEKIECQNCAIALTYHKGANKLECHYCGFKRPVPKTCPKCGSEYLYFLGSGSEKLEDLLQREFPTARIGRMDRDTVRGRADFERVLGQLHSGEIDLLVGTQMIAKGHDVPGVTLVGVVGADFALGFPDFRAAERTFQLLTQVAGRAGRGEQPGRVVLQTFFPDHYAIQFAAQHDYEGFYQKEVRYRGWMRYPPFSALANVLVRSDRLEQALRWSGVLGRWFEGNKTKSVRVLGPAAAPIVRLKRDYRYHFVLKSDSRKRLNELLRAMLGHAAEQKIPRTNVIVDVDPLSLL, from the coding sequence ATGCCCGAATACTGCGACGTGGCGTTACCGGTCCCGCTCGACGCCACCTTCACGTATCGCGTGGGAGCGACCGCGCCGGTGGTCGGCGGGCGCGTGCTGGTGCCGTTCGGGCAGCAGCGCATGGCCGGCGTGGTCGTGCGGTTGCACGACGAGAAGCCATCCGTAAAGACCAAAGAGGTGCTCGAGGCGCTCGACGCCGCGTCGCTGCTGGATGCGCCCATGCGCGAACTGGCGGAGTGGATCGCGAGCTACTACCTGGCGCCGCTGGGCGAGGTCTTCCGCGCCATGCTGCCGGTGATGGCAGAGGTGCGGCGCATCCGCGAATACCGCATCACGGACGCCGGCCACGAGGCGCTCTACCAGGCGAGCGAGGTCGGGTCGTCGCGGCGGACGCAGCGCACGCCGGCGGAGCAGGACGTGGAGTACGCCGTCCTGAACTACCTGAGCGGCCGCGAGCTGGCGCGCGAGGGCTCGCTGCGGGCGGCGACCGGCGCCTCGCGCGCGCTGCTGGCGGGCATGCTGCGTAAGAAGTGGATCGCGTGGCAGGACGTCTCGGAAGCGCGCGAGCAGAAGCGCGTGGCGAAGGTGGCGGTGCTGAAAAACGCCGAGGGGAAGCTGAACGACTCGCAGCGGGCGATCGTCGAGGCGCTGGCGGCGAGCGGCGGGCGGCTGCACGTGGCGACGCTGCACGGGCTGGACATCTCGCCCAGCTCGCTGAAAACGCTGGAGAAGCGCGGCGTGGTGGAGATCGTGGAGGAGGCGCAGGACTTCCACCTCACGGGCATGAAGGCGAAGAAGCGCGACTACCAGCTCAACGCCGAGCAGCAGGGAGCACTGGAGCGGATCACGTCGGCGGCGAAGGCGGGGAAGTTCTCGGCGTCGCTGCTGTTCGGGGTGACGGGATCGGGCAAGACGGCGGTGTACCTGGCGGCGATGCAGGAGGTGCTGGCGGCGGGGAAGTCGGCGCTGATGCTGGTGCCGGAGATCGGGCTGACGCCGGCAGCGGCGGCGCACCTGTACGAGATCTTTGGCGACGAGGTGGCGATCCTGCACTCGGCTTTGACGCCGGCGGAGCGGGCGGAGCAGTGGCGGCGGATCCATGCCGGCGGCGCGCGCATCGTGGTCGGGACACGCTCGGCGGTGTTCGCGCCGGTGCCGGAGCTGGCGCTGATCGTCGTCGATGAAGAGCACGATTCTTCCTACAAGCAGGAGGAGACGCCGCGGTACCACGGGCGCGACGTCGCGGTGATGCGCGGCAAGCTGAGCGGCGCGGCGGTGGTGCTGGGCTCGGCGACGCCGTCGCTGGAGTCGTTCCACAACGCGGAGAGGCAGAAGTATGCGCTGCTGGCGCTGCGCGAGCGGGTGGAGAAGCGGCCGCTGCCCGAGGTCGAACTGGTGGACATGAAGGCGGAGTTCGCCGAGACGGGCGAGGATCACCTGTTCGCGCGCAAGCTGACCGGGGAGATCACCGCATGCCTGGCGCGCGGCGAGCAGGCGATGATCCTGCTGAACCGGCGCGGGTACTCGGCCATCGTGCTGTGCCGGACGTGCGGGGAGAAGATCGAGTGTCAGAACTGCGCCATCGCGCTGACGTACCACAAGGGCGCGAACAAGCTGGAATGCCACTACTGCGGGTTCAAGCGTCCGGTGCCGAAGACGTGCCCGAAGTGCGGGAGCGAGTACCTGTACTTCCTCGGGTCGGGGTCGGAGAAGCTGGAGGACCTGCTGCAGCGGGAGTTTCCGACGGCGCGCATCGGGCGGATGGACCGCGACACGGTGCGCGGGCGCGCGGACTTCGAGCGCGTGCTCGGCCAGCTGCACTCGGGCGAGATCGACCTGCTGGTCGGGACGCAGATGATCGCCAAGGGACACGACGTGCCGGGGGTGACGCTGGTCGGGGTGGTGGGCGCGGACTTCGCGCTCGGTTTCCCGGACTTCCGGGCAGCGGAGCGCACGTTCCAATTGCTGACGCAGGTGGCGGGGCGCGCCGGGCGGGGGGAGCAGCCGGGGCGCGTCGTGCTGCAGACGTTCTTTCCCGACCACTACGCCATCCAGTTCGCGGCGCAGCACGACTACGAGGGCTTCTACCAGAAGGAGGTGCGGTATCGCGGGTGGATGCGGTATCCGCCATTCTCGGCGCTGGCGAACGTGCTGGTGCGGAGCGACAGACTGGAGCAGGCGCTGCGGTGGAGCGGCGTGCTGGGTCGCTGGTTCGAGGGGAACAAGACGAAGAGCGTACGCGTGCTGGGGCCGGCGGCGGCGCCCATCGTGCGTCTGAAGCGGGACTACCGGTACCACTTCGTGCTGAAGTCGGATTCGCGGAAGCGGCTGAACGAGCTGCTGCGGGCGATGCTGGGACACGCGGCGGAGCAGAAGATCCCGCGGACGAACGTGATCGTGGACGTGGACCCGCTATCGCTGCTCTAG
- the tmk gene encoding dTMP kinase: protein MTTRRGKFITIEGLDGCGKSTQLERLAAALRKQGLTVVTTREPGGTAIGENVRAVLLDSRTAGLDPWAELALMFAARAQHIAEVIRPALDHGKFVLCDRFTDSSEAYQGGGRKLGSEPVLALHRTLCGNLQPDLTILMDSEVAASVERARRRNQQKGVTVDENRFESESRAFFGRVRDKYLEIAKREPQRVVVVNARKQADPVSEEILGLVRERLLKSATGARR, encoded by the coding sequence ATGACCACCCGGCGCGGCAAGTTCATCACCATCGAGGGCCTCGACGGCTGCGGAAAGTCCACGCAGCTCGAGCGCCTTGCCGCCGCCCTGCGCAAGCAGGGGCTCACCGTCGTGACCACGCGCGAGCCCGGCGGCACCGCCATCGGCGAGAACGTCCGCGCCGTCCTGCTCGATTCGCGCACCGCGGGCCTCGACCCCTGGGCCGAGCTCGCGCTCATGTTCGCCGCGCGCGCCCAGCACATCGCCGAGGTCATCCGCCCCGCGCTCGACCACGGCAAGTTCGTCCTCTGCGACCGCTTCACCGACTCCTCCGAGGCCTACCAGGGCGGCGGCCGCAAGCTCGGCTCCGAACCCGTCCTCGCGCTCCATCGCACGCTCTGCGGAAACCTCCAACCCGACCTCACCATCCTGATGGATTCCGAGGTCGCTGCCAGCGTGGAGCGCGCGCGCCGCCGCAACCAGCAGAAAGGCGTCACGGTGGACGAGAACCGCTTTGAGTCCGAGTCGCGCGCCTTCTTCGGCCGCGTCCGCGACAAGTACCTCGAGATCGCCAAGCGCGAGCCGCAGCGCGTCGTCGTGGTCAACGCCCGGAAGCAGGCCGACCCCGTCTCCGAAGAGATCCTCGGCCTGGTGCGCGAGCGCCTCCTCAAGTCCGCCACCGGAGCCCGCCGCTGA
- a CDS encoding HU family DNA-binding protein yields MIKLDIINQVVSKTGITKTKAEQAVEIVFESMKKALSRGDRIELRGFGVFNVRPRKTGIGRNPRTGAEVNIPPGKAVRFKPGKELQSID; encoded by the coding sequence GTGATCAAGCTCGACATCATCAACCAGGTCGTCTCGAAGACCGGCATCACCAAGACCAAGGCCGAGCAGGCTGTCGAGATCGTCTTCGAGAGCATGAAGAAAGCGCTGTCCCGCGGCGACCGCATCGAGCTGCGCGGCTTCGGCGTCTTCAACGTCCGCCCCCGCAAGACCGGCATCGGACGCAACCCTCGCACCGGCGCCGAGGTCAACATTCCCCCCGGCAAAGCCGTCCGCTTCAAGCCCGGCAAAGAGCTGCAGTCCATCGACTAG
- a CDS encoding RNA chaperone Hfq: MKDDSTAARQAPETVTDDFSNRKLIRPTLTRPEQPERRERPMGGGGGRKPTPPEQTHAENFYYQKQMQTHTRLVVVLKDGEQMHGTIEWYDRDCIKLNRGGQSNILIYKPSIKYIYKDENGRNHNGG, translated from the coding sequence ATGAAAGACGACTCCACGGCGGCGCGGCAGGCGCCCGAGACGGTTACGGACGACTTCTCGAACCGGAAGCTGATCCGGCCGACGCTGACGCGTCCGGAGCAGCCGGAGCGGCGGGAGCGGCCGATGGGTGGCGGCGGAGGCCGCAAGCCCACCCCCCCGGAGCAGACCCACGCCGAGAACTTCTACTACCAGAAGCAGATGCAGACGCATACGCGGCTGGTCGTGGTGCTCAAAGACGGCGAGCAGATGCACGGGACGATCGAGTGGTACGACCGCGATTGCATCAAGCTGAACCGGGGCGGGCAGTCGAACATCCTGATCTACAAGCCGAGTATCAAGTACATCTACAAGGACGAGAACGGCCGCAATCACAACGGCGGCTAG
- the dcd gene encoding dCTP deaminase, which produces MSIKSDRWIRMMALEHDMINPFADRQNASGMISYGLSSYGYDLRVSDEFKIFTNVNNSIVDPKDFREESFVTKRTDVAIIPPNSFALARSVEYFKIPRDVLTLCVGKSTYARCGIIVNVTPFEPEWEGFVTLEISNTTPLPAKIYANEGLCQILFFQSDEMCEVSYKDRKGKYQAQQGIVLPKIK; this is translated from the coding sequence ATGTCGATCAAGAGCGATCGCTGGATCCGCATGATGGCGCTGGAACACGACATGATCAACCCATTCGCCGACCGGCAGAACGCCAGCGGCATGATCTCGTACGGGCTGTCGTCGTATGGGTACGACCTGAGGGTGTCGGACGAGTTCAAGATCTTCACGAACGTGAACAACTCGATCGTCGACCCGAAGGATTTCCGCGAGGAGTCGTTCGTGACGAAGCGGACGGACGTGGCCATCATCCCGCCGAACTCGTTCGCGCTGGCCAGGTCGGTGGAGTACTTCAAGATCCCGCGCGACGTGCTGACGCTATGCGTGGGCAAGAGCACCTACGCGCGCTGCGGCATCATCGTGAACGTCACGCCGTTCGAGCCCGAGTGGGAAGGGTTCGTGACGCTGGAGATCTCGAACACGACGCCGCTGCCGGCGAAGATCTACGCCAACGAGGGACTCTGCCAGATCCTGTTCTTCCAGTCCGACGAGATGTGCGAGGTCAGCTACAAGGACCGCAAGGGCAAGTACCAGGCGCAGCAGGGGATCGTGCTGCCGAAGATCAAGTAG
- a CDS encoding PIG-L family deacetylase, producing MFRLLCVTAHPDDEAGSFGGTLLIYAERGVQTYVTCLTPGQAARNRGGARSDDELAALRRNEFAAACAILKVHDGEVLGYRDAGLDRENFLEVVGTLVRRIRTVKPHIVLCQGTEGVITAHPDHSMASLFASAAYHWAGRSNRFTDQLESGLAPHYAQKLYYSTAPSSLPDYPHPVALAPITTAIQIGRHLETKIRAFAAHTSQNPLLERYEKTVRARGQVEYYHLANRLKPGHADKELETDLFAGVVE from the coding sequence ATGTTCCGACTGCTCTGCGTCACCGCCCATCCCGACGACGAAGCCGGCAGCTTCGGCGGAACCCTGCTCATCTACGCGGAACGCGGCGTCCAGACCTACGTCACCTGCCTCACCCCCGGCCAGGCCGCCCGCAACCGCGGCGGCGCCAGGTCCGACGACGAGCTCGCCGCCTTGCGCCGCAACGAGTTCGCCGCCGCCTGCGCCATCCTCAAGGTCCATGACGGCGAGGTGCTCGGCTACCGCGACGCCGGCCTCGACCGCGAGAACTTCCTCGAGGTCGTCGGCACCCTGGTCCGCCGCATCCGTACCGTGAAGCCGCACATCGTGCTCTGCCAGGGCACCGAGGGCGTCATCACCGCGCACCCCGACCATTCGATGGCCTCGTTGTTCGCCTCCGCCGCCTACCACTGGGCCGGCCGCTCCAACCGCTTCACCGACCAGCTCGAATCCGGCCTCGCGCCTCACTACGCCCAGAAGCTCTACTACTCCACCGCGCCCTCTTCCCTGCCCGACTACCCGCACCCGGTCGCGCTCGCGCCCATCACCACCGCCATCCAGATCGGCCGGCACCTCGAGACGAAGATCCGCGCCTTCGCCGCGCACACCTCGCAGAATCCTTTGCTGGAACGTTACGAGAAGACCGTGCGCGCGCGCGGCCAGGTCGAGTACTACCACCTCGCCAACCGCCTCAAGCCCGGCCACGCCGACAAGGAACTGGAAACGGACCTGTTCGCGGGCGTAGTGGAATAA
- a CDS encoding site-2 protease family protein, with translation MSTPETNLSISLADPGHPYPVYVLRPPRRRYWLHLLLFLLTVFTTLMMGARLEYNFLNNLPPLRLDHDFFPLRWVLSHPRNLLLGIPFSVTLLAILLAHEMGHFLYCLRYRVYATLPFFIPAPTLLGTFGAFIRIKSPIPDRRALFDIAVAGPIAGFVVALPAAVVGLLLSRHAPGLVAESDIAFGYPLLFHLLHSLMPWSHYGAAQLSLDTLYLHPIAIAAWIGLLATALNLLPGGQLDGGHLIYAVAPAAHRRSTRALTLLLLPMALLFWGGWMFWALFLALMGARHPQVAPLPELGRGRRILALLALLIFVLSFTPAPIVGGSLLDSWADFHR, from the coding sequence GTGAGCACACCCGAAACCAACCTCTCCATCTCCCTCGCAGACCCCGGCCACCCCTATCCGGTCTACGTCCTCCGCCCGCCCCGCCGCCGCTACTGGCTCCATCTCCTCCTCTTCCTGCTGACCGTCTTCACCACGCTGATGATGGGCGCGCGCCTCGAGTACAACTTCCTCAACAACCTGCCGCCGCTGCGCCTCGACCACGACTTCTTCCCGCTCCGCTGGGTCCTTTCCCACCCCCGCAACCTGCTGCTCGGCATCCCATTCTCGGTCACCCTGCTCGCCATCCTCCTGGCCCACGAGATGGGACACTTCCTCTACTGCCTCCGCTACCGCGTTTACGCCACGCTGCCCTTCTTCATCCCTGCGCCCACGCTGCTCGGGACCTTCGGCGCCTTCATCCGCATCAAGTCGCCCATCCCGGACCGCCGCGCGCTGTTCGACATCGCCGTCGCCGGGCCCATCGCTGGCTTCGTGGTCGCCCTGCCCGCGGCCGTCGTGGGACTGCTGCTCTCCAGGCACGCCCCCGGCCTGGTCGCCGAGTCCGACATCGCCTTCGGATACCCGCTGCTCTTCCACCTGCTGCACTCCCTCATGCCGTGGTCGCACTACGGCGCCGCGCAGCTCAGCCTCGACACCCTCTACCTCCACCCCATCGCCATCGCCGCCTGGATCGGCCTGCTCGCCACCGCGCTCAACCTGCTGCCCGGCGGCCAGCTCGACGGCGGACACCTCATCTACGCCGTCGCCCCCGCGGCGCACCGCCGCTCCACGCGCGCGCTCACGCTCCTGCTGCTGCCGATGGCGCTCTTGTTCTGGGGTGGCTGGATGTTCTGGGCGCTCTTCCTCGCGCTCATGGGCGCGCGGCACCCGCAGGTCGCGCCGCTGCCGGAGCTCGGCCGCGGCCGCCGCATACTCGCGCTCCTCGCCCTGCTCATCTTCGTCCTGTCGTTCACGCCCGCGCCCATCGTCGGCGGCTCCCTGCTCGACTCCTGGGCCGACTTCCACCGCTAG
- a CDS encoding uracil-DNA glycosylase yields the protein MTDLLNDPEFQRQLAARLQYYREMGIYDLYRRGDGQKAVSAEDERGRVARAPAGEPPALPIVRDVEAELRAIREDIGDCTRCVLHKGRKNLVFGVGNPRAELMFVGEGPGADEDAKGEPFVGRAGQLLNKMIEAMGLKREDVYIANVVKCRPPDNRTPERDEMETCGPFLYRQIAAIQPKVIVALGATATKALLNVNEPMSALRGRWHDFRGTKLVATYHPAYLLRDPRQKGEAWKDLQMAMKELGLKPPKGSGQ from the coding sequence ATGACCGACCTGCTCAACGACCCAGAATTCCAAAGACAATTGGCCGCGCGGTTGCAGTATTACCGCGAGATGGGGATTTACGACCTGTATCGGCGAGGAGACGGCCAGAAGGCCGTCTCTGCCGAAGACGAGCGCGGGCGAGTCGCCCGCGCTCCAGCCGGCGAGCCGCCGGCGCTACCCATCGTGCGCGACGTCGAGGCCGAGCTGCGTGCCATCCGCGAGGACATCGGCGACTGCACGCGGTGCGTGCTGCACAAGGGGCGGAAGAACCTGGTGTTCGGCGTGGGGAACCCGCGCGCGGAGCTGATGTTCGTCGGGGAAGGTCCGGGGGCGGACGAAGACGCGAAGGGCGAGCCGTTCGTGGGTCGCGCCGGACAGTTGCTGAACAAGATGATCGAGGCGATGGGCCTGAAGCGCGAGGACGTCTACATCGCGAACGTGGTGAAGTGCCGGCCGCCGGACAATCGCACGCCGGAGCGCGACGAGATGGAGACCTGCGGGCCGTTTCTGTACCGGCAGATCGCGGCCATCCAGCCGAAGGTGATCGTGGCGCTGGGCGCGACCGCGACGAAGGCGCTGCTCAACGTGAACGAGCCGATGAGCGCGCTGCGCGGACGCTGGCACGACTTCCGCGGGACCAAGCTGGTGGCGACCTACCATCCTGCGTACCTGCTGCGCGACCCGCGCCAGAAGGGCGAGGCGTGGAAGGACCTGCAGATGGCGATGAAAGAGCTGGGGCTGAAGCCGCCAAAGGGCAGTGGTCAGTAG
- the coaBC gene encoding bifunctional phosphopantothenoylcysteine decarboxylase/phosphopantothenate--cysteine ligase CoaBC: LVVAPATADTLAKFANGLADDFLSTLFLATKAPVVVAPAMNVNMWENEATQKNIATLKARGVRVVEPDAGYLACGMTGPGRLAANESIVTAALEALGATQDLAGETVLVTAGPTREYVDPVRYISNRSSGKMGYALAEAALRRGAHVILITGPVGLKAPGAAEVVKVETAEQMREAVMANLKRASIAIKTAAVADYRPKQAAAEKIKRKGPLTMEFEPTADILAEIARVRQNQLVVGFAAETSNVLAHAKDKLERKQLDMIVANDVSKTEIGFDSDRNAVSILTRDGQVIEVAETTKWEVAHRVLDEVVALKQRKAATIRS; encoded by the coding sequence CTGGTCGTGGCGCCGGCGACGGCGGACACGCTGGCCAAGTTCGCCAACGGGCTGGCCGACGACTTCCTTTCCACGCTGTTCCTGGCGACCAAGGCGCCGGTGGTCGTGGCGCCGGCGATGAACGTGAACATGTGGGAGAACGAGGCCACGCAGAAGAACATCGCGACGTTGAAGGCGCGCGGCGTGCGCGTGGTCGAACCGGATGCCGGGTACCTGGCCTGCGGCATGACCGGGCCCGGACGCCTCGCCGCGAACGAATCGATCGTGACCGCGGCACTCGAGGCGCTGGGCGCCACGCAGGATCTGGCCGGCGAGACGGTGCTGGTCACCGCGGGGCCGACGCGCGAGTATGTCGACCCTGTCCGCTACATCTCGAACCGGTCGAGCGGGAAGATGGGCTACGCGCTGGCGGAAGCGGCGCTGCGGCGCGGCGCGCACGTCATCCTCATCACGGGGCCGGTGGGGCTGAAGGCGCCGGGCGCGGCCGAGGTCGTGAAGGTCGAGACCGCCGAGCAGATGCGCGAGGCGGTGATGGCCAACCTGAAGCGCGCGAGCATCGCCATCAAGACGGCCGCGGTGGCGGACTACCGGCCGAAGCAGGCGGCGGCGGAGAAGATCAAGCGCAAGGGGCCGCTGACGATGGAGTTCGAGCCCACGGCGGACATCCTGGCGGAGATCGCGCGCGTGCGGCAGAACCAGCTAGTGGTAGGGTTCGCGGCGGAGACGAGCAACGTGCTGGCACACGCGAAAGACAAGCTGGAGCGCAAGCAGCTCGACATGATCGTGGCGAACGACGTCTCGAAGACGGAAATCGGGTTCGACAGTGACCGCAACGCGGTTTCGATCCTGACGCGCGACGGCCAGGTGATCGAGGTCGCGGAGACGACGAAGTGGGAGGTCGCGCACCGCGTCCTCGACGAAGTGGTCGCGCTCAAACAGCGCAAAGCTGCTACGATTCGGTCGTAA